A stretch of DNA from Catenulispora acidiphila DSM 44928:
CGACTGGCGACTGGCGACTGGCGACCGGCGGGCGGCGACCGGCGGGCGGCGAAGGTCGGGCGGCGGGCAGCGGGCGGCGAAGGTCGGGCGGCGGGCGGCGGGCAGCTGCCGTGGCGGCGATGTCAGTAGTGTGAGGTATCAATATAAAAGGGGCGAAAATGTCCTAACACAATGGCATCCGGCCCGCGCGCCGCCTCAGCCCGCCGACTCCGAGCCCTGCCTCCGCCTACCGATCCGAGCCGACCCCACCCGGAGCCCCACCTCAATCCGCCCCACCCGCACTCACATACCTGACCCCCGCAACCGGCCCGCTCTCCACCAGCCGCCCCTTCCGCAGCACCAGCGCGTCGTCGGCCATGCGCCGCACCTGCGCGGCGCTGTGGCTCACCAAGATCGCGGTGAGGCCGCCGCCGAGCAGGCCGCACAGGGTGTCCTCCACCGCTGCCGCGGCCTCTGGGTCCAGTGCGGATGTCGGCTCGTCGAGCAGCAGGACGTCCGGTCCGACCGCCAGCGTGCGGGCCAGGCAAACGCGCTGTCCTTCGCCGCCGGACAGGCCTTCGGTCGGCCGGTCGTGGAACTCCGGTGCGAGTCCTACCCGCTTCAGCAGCTCGAGCGCCTCGTCATCCGTCAGCTGCGGCGCCCCGACGCGCAGCTCCTCTCGCACCGATGCCGTCACCAGCACGGGCCGCTGCCCGACCAGGCCGACCCGTCGGCGCAGCGCGAGGACGTCCAGGGTCTCCAGTGCCGCGCCGTCGAGCAGGACGGTGCCGCTGTCGGGGTCGTCGAGGCGGTTGAACAGGCGCAGGAGAGTCGTCTTGCCCGCGCCGCTCGGGCCCACAAGGGCGGTGCAGCGGCCGGGGGCGATGGTCGCGGTGACGTGGTCGATGATGCGGTGTCCGGCGCGTTCGACGCACACCTCGCGCAGGTCGAAGCGGCTCACGCCGGGAGCCTGCCGCTCTTCATGCGGTGCGTCGTGCGGAAGCCCAGGCGTGCGTAGATGCGGCGGGCGGGTTCGTTCGGGTGCCAGTGGCCGAGGGCGCAGAAGGCGTCGCCGTTGGCCAGCGAG
This window harbors:
- a CDS encoding ABC transporter ATP-binding protein; the encoded protein is MSRFDLREVCVERAGHRIIDHVTATIAPGRCTALVGPSGAGKTTLLRLFNRLDDPDSGTVLLDGAALETLDVLALRRRVGLVGQRPVLVTASVREELRVGAPQLTDDEALELLKRVGLAPEFHDRPTEGLSGGEGQRVCLARTLAVGPDVLLLDEPTSALDPEAAAAVEDTLCGLLGGGLTAILVSHSAAQVRRMADDALVLRKGRLVESGPVAGVRYVSAGGAD